DNA sequence from the Malus domestica chromosome 11, GDT2T_hap1 genome:
AAGTTATAAACCAAActatacaaaacaaaataattacattcttcacactcttgataaaattcaagcTCTGCCGAACTTACTTCATACTCAATATTGCTAATTTATTCACTTCTTAACCAGTTTTGGAGACATATCAATGACTCAACTGTTTGAGGAAGGAGAGATGATCTAAATGGGTCAATTACTCTTTTTCCTGCACTAAATACACTCTCACTAGCAACTGTTGACACTTGAATTGATAACACATCTTTCGCTATTAAAGAAAGTGTGGGATATGTGCTCCTCCCTTTCAACTTCCATCATTTCAAAACGTCAAATGGTGGACCATGTGGTACTTTCTCTAGAGTGTCAAGGAGATACCTATACACCTCATGTGCAAGTGCAACATCATTGGTGGCTTCTAGTTCCTTCTCATAATCATCCATCATTTGACTAAATATCATTGGATTTTCTGTTGGTACActaaaagattattgttttaccCTTGAACAACTAAATCTTCTTTACCcttttgttgtgtttgtgaaCCGAAAGCTTATTGAGCATATTCATCACACATCGCCTTCAACAATGTATTCACTTCATTACTTTTCTGTTGAATCTCTTCTTCAGGAAGTTGTAATGGCTTTCTACACAAGTGCATGTAGTGCCTCAATTTGAACCTTGGGTTTAAGacaaggacaactacaaatatTTGATTAAGGGACTTAATTGAACCAAAATACTTTCGGTATTTGGCTCTCATGCTCATTGTCATATCACGTAGCACCAACTCCACAGTTCCTCCAATTTGCATATATTAAAGCAAAAAAAGCTTTTCAATCTCGTTCTCCACAACAATAAAATCATGACCAGTTGTATTAGATGTGGGATACTTACTTGCACTAACTTTCAAAGTTACAAGATAGAAGACTTTCAAAAATTCCACAAACACTTTTGCACCATCCCATCTTCCTTCTTAGGTGGTCCAACCTTCTCTTTACTCGCCACTTTTTCTCTTTCATCATTAAGCACATTTTCCCTGAAATAGGTCGAGTATATATTGGCTTCATCATCTTCGGACATCCTTTCAAATGCCTTTTTAAACTTCAAGCAAGATTCTAGTATCATGTATGTGTTATTCCACCTAGTAGGCACATCCATAACAACTAGACCCCTACTATCCAACTTCTCATTCTCCACACATTTCTTGAAATAACTAAACCTTCGGGGACTTGATTTCACAAACCACACGACATTTCTAAAAGCATCCACATTTGTATCTAATCTTTTCAACCCATCTTTCACTACCAAGTTGATAATATGAGCTAAGCACCTCATATGCATAAACTTGCCATTCATAATGATTTTACTATTAGGCCATTTCTGCAGTTTTCGAACAACATACTCAATTGCCACCTTATTAGCTGATGCATTGTCAACTGAGACATTGTTCAATCAACTTCCCTATTTCTTGCCATCATGATCAAACAAAAGTTTAGAATCCTTTTGTGCATATTTCATTCATTATCCACAAAATGAGCGGTTAGCACCATGTAGTTCAAATTTTGCACACTTGTCTATGTATCAGTAGGTGCAACGGGAAGGTAATTCTGCAACTCATCGCCTTGCTCGTATGGGTATTGGGAGTTCTCAAGAGTTTATGTGGTTTGAGGAGCCTCCGGATTTACTCCAAGATGTTTTAGTTGAGAAAGGAATGTAATTTCTTTATTGTTCAGCTGAGGATAAGTTACATTGTTGTATGGGACACTCTTTTTCCCTTCGATTAGGTTGAAATTCCTGGCACGATTTTTATCGAGGCTCAGTGTGCACACTATCTTTAGGTTGTACGTATTCTTTGCCGTTTAATGAATATTGTAccgtttctcaaaaaaaaaaaaaaaaaaaaaaaaacccctattGTAACTTATAATTGTAATATTATCTACACATCAATACAAAAAGTCATAATTCACGTTTTGAGACAGCACCCAAGTGAGTACTGAGTACATCTCCTGGATTCTTCTATTTGtctcatacatatatatttgttgtGGGCAATGAAACCAATTTAATATACAACAACAATTTCCTTAATGCGTCCTCCTTTATTCTTTTTAATTCAAGATGCAAACTTATTATCTCTAACAATAAAGTAGCAAGTAAATGTCACTAGACTATATTTTCATCAACAATGCTTCTCACATCTTGATAGGTCATTTATAAACGCTTCAATGTTGAAATAAGATGAGCCACCCTTTTGAATTGCTTGCTGACAAATGTCCTGAATCTCTCTTGCTTGCCTCCTAAGGTCTTTCCCTTCCTCACTTTCCAAATCCATAAACCTTTTAACAATCCCTTTAATTTCCTCTCTAGTCACCAAAATTTCTTCTTCTCCCATACCCTTCTTCACCTTCCACCCTATCTTCCAATCCTCCACAATCATCTTACTATTGGGCACTTGGTCCCAATATATAGGAAAAGTCAACATTGGAAGGCCGGCAAAAACAGCTTCCGAGGTCGAATTCCAACCACAATGAGACCAAAACCCACCAATACAAGAGTGACACAATACTCTCAATTGGTCACACCAAGGCACCACAATCCCCATCTCACCACACTTCTCTTGCAACTCCAAAGCTTCCTCACGTGCCACCCAAAAGAACCGGGCCCCACTCTCTCTCAAGCCACATGCGATTTCCTCCATTTGGGCTTTGGAAGCTGAATGCAAACTCCCTTGTGACACATACAAAACCGACCCTTTTGGTTGCTTGTCTAGCCAATCAAAATATTGGGACTCATTGGGCTTAAGTTGAGCCTCTATGGGCCTTGAATGGGCCTCCACCTTGAAATGAGGTATTGTGGGCCCAATAGTGTAAACAGGAATCGGAAGTTTATCCCTCAACGCGTCAATAACTCGGGCTTCAAGATCGTACACCGAAGGCAGCAGAAGCCATCGTGCTTTGGACAGGCTTGAAATTGCTTCTAGTGCTCGATCCAAGACGTTCAGCCCTTtggcataaaaacacgtgggaAGGTCTGCCACACGTGTCGAAGGAAGTCCCGGGATGTAGTCAACGtgctcttctcctttttctacaaccaaaaaaaaaaaaaaaaaaagacaaaatgtTGTATGGAAGTGTTATCTAcccattcatttttatttttcatacactACTCTCAATTTTGGACTatcagatcgaatgaattgaaaacgATTAATGACAAAAAGTTAACAAAGATGTATGGAAGATTCAATGGTGGAGCTAGAAATTTTTCACAGGGTGGACTAGCTTAAAGATTTAAATCAtcataaacaaaaaaacttgATACTGTATTTTTTACAATATCAGCTAGCTTAAGAAAATTTTCACAAGGTAAGCCAAGAATTTTCGTTattcaaacaaattcaaatgTGTACATCTACAAAAAGCGATGAGAAAAAAATGTGAGAAAAAGAGATGGTTTGCAaactttattatataattaaatcAGTGACTAAATATATGATGAACTACATTtagtaaaaaatttatttaaaattttattttctaccgAAAGTTACCTGGGCTACAGCCAGGTAGCCCTTAATGTGGCTCTACCAATGAAGAGATTAAAATAAGTGTGTG
Encoded proteins:
- the LOC103422776 gene encoding UDP-glycosyltransferase 87A1-like is translated as MLGWKPLLCVCRLLSAFFFLSSASELRTLHLPIRWTSQIPLQPLHAMWPRCRYPAALPIPGRGHINPMMCLCNSLASLNAADSNINFLVTFIVTEEWLGFIGSDPKPDNVVFATIPNVIPSEIGRGADSPGFYETVLRKIRAPVEDLLDRLEPPVTALIADTYLVWSVEIGNLRNIPVASLWTMSASVYSVFHFFDLLVQHRHFPVNLAEKGEEHVDYIPGLPSTRVADLPTCFYAKGLNVLDRALEAISSLSKARWLLLPSVYDLEARVIDALRDKLPIPVYTIGPTIPHFKVEAHSRPIEAQLKPNESQYFDWLDKQPKGSVLYVSQGSLHSASKAQMEEIACGLRESGARFFWVAREEALELQEKCGEMGIVVPWCDQLRVLCHSCIGGFWSHCGWNSTSEAVFAGLPMLTFPIYWDQVPNSKMIVEDWKIGWKVKKGMGEEEILVTREEIKGIVKRFMDLESEEGKDLRRQAREIQDICQQAIQKGGSSYFNIEAFINDLSRCEKHC